In Streptomyces alboniger, the following are encoded in one genomic region:
- a CDS encoding HAD family hydrolase, with amino-acid sequence MTSDPTQSDTVWPEMLDEETERLHDLIGPVRFVLFDFDGPMCDLFAGLLAEDVAREMVRRLEGWGLRDLLTTDERREPDPYVLLRAVDRRSPRGELVEELEAWLTQQELKAVANAWPTAHVDPLIRTWTAVGVRLAVTTNNAPAAVSTYLASRGLLECFAPHIYGRTQDLGLLKPHPHCVHRALRAMGADPGAALMIGDRPSDFLAARRAGVGFLGFARNPRKAGLLRGAGGTHLVSSLEPVLRCVRDGRC; translated from the coding sequence GTGACCTCTGACCCGACACAATCCGACACGGTGTGGCCCGAGATGCTCGACGAGGAGACCGAAAGGCTCCACGATCTGATCGGCCCTGTTCGTTTCGTGCTCTTCGACTTCGACGGTCCCATGTGTGACCTCTTCGCCGGACTCCTGGCCGAGGACGTGGCGAGGGAAATGGTGCGGCGTCTGGAGGGGTGGGGCCTGCGCGACCTGCTCACCACGGACGAGCGGCGGGAGCCCGACCCCTACGTGCTGCTGCGCGCCGTCGACCGCCGCAGCCCCCGCGGCGAGCTGGTGGAGGAGCTGGAGGCGTGGCTCACCCAGCAGGAGCTGAAGGCCGTGGCGAACGCCTGGCCCACGGCGCACGTCGATCCGCTGATCCGCACCTGGACGGCCGTCGGTGTCCGGCTGGCCGTGACCACCAACAACGCCCCGGCCGCCGTGAGCACCTACCTGGCCTCCCGCGGCCTCCTGGAGTGCTTCGCCCCGCACATCTACGGCCGCACCCAGGATCTCGGCCTGCTCAAGCCGCACCCCCACTGTGTGCACCGCGCCCTGCGAGCCATGGGCGCCGATCCGGGGGCGGCCCTGATGATCGGCGACAGGCCCTCGGACTTCCTGGCGGCCCGACGGGCGGGCGTGGGCTTCCTGGGCTTCGCGCGCAACCCGCGCAAGGCCGGACTGCTGCGCGGCGCCGGCGGGACGCACCTCGTGTCGTCCCTGGAGCCGGTCCTGCGCTGTGTGCGCGACGGGAGATGCTGA
- a CDS encoding Fur family transcriptional regulator, which produces MASTDSDWKSDLRQRGYRLTPQRQLVLEAVDTLEHATPDDILCEVRKTASGVNISTVYRTLELLEELGLVSHAHLGHGAPTYHLADRHHHIHLVCRDCTGVIEADTSVAAEFTAKLRETFGFDTDLKHFAIFGQCEKCRQK; this is translated from the coding sequence GTGGCGAGCACCGACTCCGACTGGAAGAGCGACCTGCGGCAGCGCGGCTACCGGCTGACGCCGCAGCGCCAGCTTGTCCTCGAAGCCGTCGACACCCTTGAGCACGCGACCCCCGACGACATCCTCTGCGAAGTGCGCAAGACGGCGTCGGGGGTCAACATCTCCACGGTCTACCGCACGCTGGAGCTGCTGGAGGAGCTGGGCCTCGTCTCGCACGCCCATCTCGGGCACGGCGCGCCCACCTACCACCTGGCGGACCGGCACCACCACATCCACCTGGTCTGCCGGGACTGCACGGGCGTCATCGAGGCCGACACCTCCGTGGCCGCGGAGTTCACCGCCAAGCTGCGGGAGACCTTCGGGTTCGACACCGACCTGAAGCACTTCGCGATCTTCGGGCAGTGCGAGAAGTGCCGCCAGAAATAA
- a CDS encoding FadR/GntR family transcriptional regulator encodes MVVSTEHAPVNGSKRRRSHREVADVLRDRIRSGSLRPGQRMPTQAELADEFGVERGAVREALRILHREHLLSNVSKGSPATVAKAPERALDGAASVRPQPTMVGLAPRIASAFEAPHVEIDALCLTSVSLTMAIGEPLRQIHAGQRKPAKVDVRVLLPSRDIDLAFPAPVDGGDDEGGWVHRRWLDQRNAQGQVLRHNLLALRASHGIDVSVQFRALPFTPPVKLYLINGTEALFAYYTLTKRDEEIGQESLEMYDAQGTQSMLFPFQQGDGLRDTTFVEQSHLWFNALWNTISQDLKLAAG; translated from the coding sequence TTGGTTGTGAGTACGGAACACGCCCCCGTCAACGGGAGCAAGAGGCGTCGTTCCCACCGCGAGGTGGCCGACGTGCTGCGTGACCGGATCAGGTCCGGGTCGCTGCGGCCGGGCCAGCGCATGCCGACCCAGGCCGAGCTGGCCGACGAGTTCGGCGTGGAGCGCGGAGCCGTGCGCGAGGCGCTGCGGATCCTGCACCGCGAGCACCTTCTGTCCAACGTGTCCAAGGGCAGCCCCGCCACGGTGGCGAAAGCCCCGGAGCGGGCACTCGACGGGGCGGCGTCGGTGCGTCCCCAGCCCACGATGGTCGGCCTCGCGCCCCGCATCGCGTCGGCCTTCGAGGCCCCGCACGTGGAGATAGACGCGCTCTGTCTGACCTCCGTCTCCCTCACCATGGCGATCGGCGAACCGCTGCGGCAGATCCACGCCGGACAGCGCAAACCGGCCAAGGTCGACGTCCGGGTGCTGCTGCCGAGCCGTGACATCGACCTGGCGTTCCCCGCGCCGGTCGACGGCGGCGACGACGAGGGCGGCTGGGTGCACCGCCGCTGGCTCGACCAGCGCAACGCTCAGGGGCAGGTGCTGCGGCACAACCTCCTGGCGTTGCGGGCCTCGCACGGGATCGACGTATCGGTGCAGTTCCGCGCGCTGCCGTTCACCCCGCCGGTGAAGCTGTACCTGATCAACGGCACGGAGGCGCTCTTCGCCTACTACACACTCACCAAGCGGGACGAGGAGATCGGCCAGGAGTCCCTGGAGATGTACGACGCGCAGGGCACGCAGTCGATGCTCTTCCCGTTCCAACAGGGGGACGGGTTGCGGGACACGACGTTCGTGGAGCAGTCCCACCTGTGGTTCAACGCCCTGTGGAACACGATCAGTCAGGATCTGAAGCTGGCGGCGGGCTGA
- a CDS encoding GNAT family N-acetyltransferase: MSDVEGDVEVRAITDAELPAWLRAVQAGFLQARAGMSDEAVANIRARGAIGGMRGAFDRGRCVGTYRSFPQELTAVGGAAVSANAVSAVTVSPTHRRRGILTRMMTADLAAAKERGDVVATLIAAEYAIYGRFGFGPATSVTEWTVDVTRSGLDPRWSGPEEAGARIDLVDGDDVRKFGPELHERFRAVRHGAITRDEHWWLRSTGQQVTPEFPWDEPFYALYRDPSGRVDGLLVYETTHDEWGDSLLPRNTATVRSMTAVTPAAERALWHYVCSVDKVVTVKSGWLAPDDLLPHLLPDPRAARVTGHADWLWVRILDVVRALEARTYGGAGTLVLEVADPAGLAGGRYRLEAAPDGGAVCSPTGAEPDLALDIAELGRLWLGDESVARLVALGRVAEERAGAVAVADALFATARRPWCQDLF; the protein is encoded by the coding sequence ATGAGTGATGTTGAGGGCGATGTCGAGGTCAGGGCCATCACCGACGCCGAGTTGCCCGCCTGGCTGAGGGCCGTGCAGGCGGGGTTCCTCCAGGCGCGGGCCGGCATGTCTGACGAGGCCGTGGCGAACATACGCGCACGCGGGGCCATCGGAGGCATGCGGGGCGCCTTCGACCGCGGCCGCTGTGTAGGCACCTACCGGTCCTTCCCGCAGGAGCTGACCGCGGTGGGCGGCGCGGCCGTCTCCGCCAACGCCGTCTCCGCGGTGACCGTCTCCCCGACCCACCGGCGCCGCGGCATCCTCACCCGCATGATGACCGCCGACCTCGCGGCGGCGAAGGAGCGCGGTGACGTGGTCGCCACACTCATCGCCGCCGAGTACGCGATCTACGGCCGGTTCGGCTTCGGGCCCGCGACCTCGGTCACCGAGTGGACGGTCGACGTGACGCGCTCGGGGCTCGACCCGCGCTGGTCGGGTCCTGAGGAGGCCGGTGCCCGTATCGACCTGGTCGACGGCGACGACGTACGCAAGTTCGGTCCCGAGCTGCACGAGCGGTTCAGGGCCGTGCGGCACGGCGCCATCACCCGCGACGAGCACTGGTGGCTGAGGAGCACCGGGCAGCAGGTGACCCCCGAATTCCCGTGGGACGAGCCGTTCTACGCCCTTTACCGCGACCCGTCGGGGCGCGTCGACGGCCTGCTCGTGTACGAGACGACGCACGACGAGTGGGGCGACTCCCTGCTGCCGCGGAACACCGCGACCGTGCGCTCGATGACCGCCGTCACGCCGGCCGCCGAGCGTGCCCTGTGGCACTACGTCTGTTCGGTCGACAAGGTCGTCACGGTGAAGAGCGGGTGGCTGGCCCCCGACGACCTGCTCCCGCACCTCCTGCCGGACCCGCGCGCGGCCCGCGTGACCGGGCACGCGGACTGGCTGTGGGTGCGGATCCTGGATGTCGTACGGGCCCTGGAGGCGCGGACGTACGGCGGGGCGGGCACGCTCGTCCTGGAGGTCGCCGACCCGGCGGGGCTCGCGGGTGGGCGCTACCGGCTGGAGGCGGCGCCGGACGGCGGGGCGGTGTGCTCGCCGACGGGGGCTGAGCCCGATCTCGCCCTGGACATAGCGGAGTTGGGGCGGCTGTGGCTCGGGGACGAGTCCGTGGCGCGGCTGGTGGCGCTGGGGCGGGTGGCGGAGGAGCGGGCCGGGGCGGTGGCGGTCGCCGACGCGCTGTTCGCCACGGCCCGGCGTCCGTGGTGCCAGGACCTCTTCTGA
- a CDS encoding FadR/GntR family transcriptional regulator — MVVTQENVAVNGNRKLSSQDIADAVRDRIRAGELRAGDRLPTQAELAEEFGVERGAVRQAMRKLQSEGLLSNVSKGSPPRVAEAGPAPASRGPQPSMVVLAPRLAEAFAATEVRIDVVSYTAETLMVALGEPVRLIHEGRIRPESIKVRILLPSSDIQLAFPVPIAGDAESRERLHQRWLAQRNAQGQVLRHNLRALRSSHGIDVDVTFRALPFTTPVKLYLLNGREALLAYYTLGPAQLEMDPDGDGEMLDLYDVPGVKVPLFSFEKSGQGTRDATFVDESQKWFDALWATITTDLTLS, encoded by the coding sequence TTGGTTGTGACCCAGGAGAACGTTGCAGTGAACGGCAACAGGAAGCTCTCGTCCCAGGACATCGCCGACGCCGTACGTGATCGCATCCGGGCGGGTGAGCTGCGGGCGGGGGACCGCCTGCCGACCCAGGCGGAGCTGGCCGAGGAGTTCGGCGTGGAGCGCGGTGCCGTGCGCCAGGCGATGAGGAAGCTCCAGAGCGAAGGCCTCCTGTCCAACGTCAGCAAGGGCAGCCCGCCCCGCGTCGCCGAGGCGGGCCCGGCCCCCGCGAGCCGGGGCCCGCAGCCGTCCATGGTCGTCCTCGCGCCCCGCCTCGCGGAGGCGTTCGCGGCGACGGAGGTACGGATCGACGTCGTGTCGTACACCGCCGAGACCCTGATGGTCGCCCTCGGTGAGCCGGTCCGCCTGATCCACGAGGGCCGTATCCGCCCCGAGTCGATCAAGGTGCGCATCCTGCTGCCGAGCAGCGACATCCAGCTGGCGTTCCCGGTGCCGATCGCGGGCGACGCGGAGAGCAGGGAGCGGCTCCACCAGCGCTGGCTCGCTCAGCGGAACGCGCAGGGGCAGGTGCTGCGGCACAACCTGCGTGCGCTGCGGTCCTCGCACGGGATCGACGTCGACGTCACGTTCCGCGCGCTGCCGTTCACCACGCCGGTGAAGCTGTACCTGCTCAACGGCCGGGAGGCGCTCCTCGCGTATTACACGCTGGGGCCCGCGCAGCTCGAAATGGACCCGGACGGTGACGGGGAGATGCTGGACCTCTACGACGTGCCGGGCGTCAAGGTGCCCCTCTTCTCCTTCGAGAAGTCCGGGCAGGGCACCCGCGACGCCACGTTCGTCGACGAGTCGCAGAAGTGGTTCGACGCCCTATGGGCAACCATCACAACTGACCTGACACTCTCTTAG
- a CDS encoding YgfZ/GcvT domain-containing protein — MKSPLLSLPGAVPAEGVDEGVAAHYGELFREQRALADGAGFVDLSHRGVVTVTGSDRLSWLHLLLTQHVSELPAGQATEALILSANGHIEHALYLVDDGETIWAHVEPGTQDALIAYLESMKFFYRVEVADRTDEFAVVHLPAGSIAPAPEGVAVRETAHGRDLFLPRTDLESYAAENGPAAGLLAYEALRVEAHRPRLGFETDHRTIPHELGWIGTAVHLQKGCYRGQETVARVQNLGKPPRRLVFLHLDGSEVHLPVAGTPLQLAADGAEGRKLGFITTAVRHHELGPIALGLIKRNVPVDAELVAGDIAAAQEVVVQP; from the coding sequence ATGAAGAGCCCCCTGTTGTCCCTGCCCGGCGCCGTCCCCGCCGAGGGCGTGGACGAAGGCGTCGCCGCCCACTACGGCGAACTGTTCCGTGAGCAGCGCGCCCTCGCCGACGGCGCCGGTTTCGTCGACCTCTCGCACCGCGGGGTGGTCACCGTGACCGGCTCCGACCGGCTGAGCTGGCTGCATCTGCTGCTCACCCAGCACGTCAGCGAGCTGCCGGCCGGCCAGGCCACCGAAGCGCTGATCCTCTCCGCCAACGGCCATATCGAACACGCGCTCTATCTCGTGGACGACGGCGAGACCATCTGGGCGCACGTCGAGCCCGGCACCCAGGACGCGCTCATCGCGTACCTGGAGAGCATGAAGTTCTTCTACCGCGTCGAAGTCGCCGACCGGACCGACGAGTTCGCCGTCGTCCACCTGCCCGCCGGTTCGATCGCCCCGGCCCCCGAGGGCGTCGCCGTACGCGAGACGGCACACGGCCGCGACCTGTTCCTGCCGCGTACGGACCTGGAGTCGTACGCGGCCGAGAACGGCCCCGCGGCCGGGCTCCTCGCCTACGAGGCGCTGCGGGTGGAGGCCCACCGGCCGCGCCTCGGCTTCGAGACCGACCACCGCACGATCCCCCACGAGCTGGGCTGGATCGGCACGGCCGTGCACCTTCAGAAGGGCTGCTACCGCGGGCAGGAGACGGTCGCCCGCGTCCAGAACCTGGGCAAGCCGCCGCGCCGCCTCGTCTTCCTCCACCTGGACGGGAGCGAGGTGCATCTGCCGGTCGCGGGGACGCCCCTCCAGCTCGCCGCCGACGGGGCCGAGGGCCGCAAGCTCGGGTTCATCACGACCGCCGTACGCCACCACGAGCTGGGGCCGATCGCGCTCGGGCTCATCAAGCGGAACGTGCCGGTGGACGCGGAGCTGGTCGCCGGGGACATCGCCGCTGCTCAGGAAGTGGTCGTTCAGCCCTAG
- the dtd gene encoding D-aminoacyl-tRNA deacylase — MRAVVQRVDGASVVVEGEDGPATVGEISGEGLCVLVGVTHDDTKEKAAQLARKLWSLRMLADEKSCSDIDAPLLVISQFTLYGDARKGRRPTWNAAAPGPVAEPLVDEVVAQLRSLGATVATGRFGAQMRVGLTNDGPFTVLLEM; from the coding sequence ATGCGAGCAGTGGTGCAGAGGGTCGACGGCGCGAGCGTGGTCGTCGAGGGCGAGGACGGCCCCGCGACGGTGGGCGAGATCAGCGGCGAGGGTCTGTGCGTCCTGGTGGGCGTCACGCACGACGACACCAAGGAGAAGGCGGCCCAACTGGCCCGCAAGCTCTGGTCGTTGCGCATGCTGGCCGACGAGAAGTCGTGCAGCGACATCGACGCGCCGCTGCTCGTCATCAGCCAGTTCACGCTCTACGGGGACGCCCGCAAGGGCCGCCGCCCCACCTGGAACGCGGCGGCCCCCGGCCCCGTCGCCGAACCCCTGGTCGACGAGGTGGTCGCCCAGCTGCGCTCCCTCGGCGCGACGGTGGCGACGGGCCGCTTCGGGGCGCAGATGCGGGTGGGCCTGACGAACGACGGCCCGTTCACGGTGCTCCTGGAGATGTGA
- a CDS encoding aminoglycoside phosphotransferase family protein → MPSPPPRFPHEAPKSGRRESWIRRLADSHRDHPDREVVAGHHNINYVVPLSWPLAVLLITMPFRARVKCRMPREAVEVVPRIWPSETELLTVVSRRLKEVPRCFRDFGDWSLHSYRAGKALCEVQPDGPVGEAMMRSLAEFFARAADVPEKELPPRPDGWPEPGRSQEFLDWLIGFTENQVHRPNRRRFEGLFGAVGIHSDVMTAFRADPDHRRLTPRPFGLLHTDVHRGNIVVDRRHVAVIDWELAMYGDPLHDLATHLVRMEYEKDEQTRMQELWAEAMDRAGHRDMTEGMAADLPVYLDFEYAQSVFPDIMRAALDLTASAGGPDDADYALASARVCRALRRAAEPLKLAEVPDARVAERALRDWYAGPFGRSAPSGCASRTGTPTGPPRG, encoded by the coding sequence ATGCCGTCACCTCCGCCTCGCTTCCCCCACGAGGCGCCGAAGAGCGGTCGCCGCGAGTCGTGGATCCGACGTCTCGCCGACTCGCACAGGGACCATCCGGACCGTGAGGTCGTGGCGGGTCACCACAACATCAACTATGTCGTGCCGCTGAGCTGGCCCCTGGCCGTGCTGCTGATCACGATGCCGTTCCGGGCCCGGGTCAAATGCCGGATGCCGCGCGAGGCCGTGGAGGTGGTGCCGCGCATCTGGCCCAGCGAGACGGAGCTGCTCACGGTGGTGAGCCGGCGGCTCAAGGAAGTCCCGCGCTGCTTCCGGGACTTCGGGGACTGGTCGCTGCACTCCTACCGGGCGGGGAAGGCGCTCTGTGAGGTCCAGCCCGACGGGCCCGTCGGGGAGGCGATGATGCGCTCGCTCGCCGAGTTCTTCGCCAGGGCCGCGGACGTGCCCGAGAAGGAGCTGCCGCCCAGGCCCGACGGCTGGCCCGAGCCGGGGCGGAGCCAGGAGTTCCTCGACTGGCTGATCGGCTTCACCGAGAACCAGGTGCACCGGCCGAACCGGCGGCGCTTCGAGGGCCTCTTCGGCGCGGTGGGCATCCACTCCGACGTCATGACCGCCTTCCGCGCCGACCCGGACCACCGGCGCCTGACGCCCCGCCCGTTCGGTCTCCTCCACACCGACGTCCACCGCGGCAACATCGTCGTCGACCGCCGTCATGTGGCGGTCATCGACTGGGAGCTGGCCATGTACGGCGACCCGCTGCACGACCTCGCCACTCATCTCGTACGCATGGAGTACGAGAAGGACGAGCAGACCCGGATGCAGGAGCTGTGGGCCGAGGCGATGGACCGTGCGGGCCACCGGGACATGACCGAGGGCATGGCCGCCGATCTGCCGGTCTATCTGGACTTCGAGTACGCCCAGTCCGTGTTCCCCGACATCATGCGGGCCGCGCTCGACCTGACCGCGTCGGCCGGTGGTCCGGACGACGCGGACTACGCGCTCGCCTCCGCGCGGGTCTGCCGGGCCCTGCGGCGCGCCGCCGAACCTCTGAAGCTGGCCGAGGTGCCGGACGCGCGGGTGGCGGAGCGGGCCCTGCGGGACTGGTACGCGGGGCCGTTCGGCCGGTCGGCGCCTAGCGGGTGTGCCTCCCGAACAGGAACGCCGACAGGGCCACCGCGAGGATGA